The Cuculus canorus isolate bCucCan1 chromosome 3, bCucCan1.pri, whole genome shotgun sequence DNA window ATTTTTCGGTAAACACTATACCTGCTCAGTGTACTGATTACTATcctaaaatagaagaaaataattaagtaaaTCTGCTTAAAATATCCAAGACCAAATTCACTCCCTACCccaaaagaaaggcaaaatatcTAGGGTCACCTTTTTAACATCCAGATCAGAGTAAAAATCAAGTCAGCAGAGGATGAAAAGGGTTTCAAAGGATGTCATCTTCAGTACTCCCAATTAACAGGGAAAGTGTATGAGCAGGTCCCGGAGGCAGTAGTCCTGCCACAATGTGTATGGAAAGACTAGCACGAACATCAAGGAAAACCCTTCTGTGTTTGAGGACCCCAGGGAAGAAATACCTCACTTCACATCTTCACTGGATATTTCAAATTCAGCTAGCAACTCTGAGTGCTTAGCTTCACTGATGATATACAGCAGATTGTTATGAAATCCTTCTAATGATTCGACATCAGGTTATCTAAACTTTGGCTGACTGTTACAAATGCCTGCTTGCGTCAAACTTCCATACAGACCTAAGTTCATATCTCAAGCTAATGCAGTTTTTTATGGCTGTATTGAAAACATTTAGTAATTATCATAACAAGATGTAGAAAAGGAggacagaaaaatctttaaggATAATTACAGCAGCGTGGGATTTCACAGtactcccattttttttctgggtctGTTGTGAAGCACCAAACACCGTTTATATCTCCATCAGGATTCCTGCAATACTGTAGTAATTACAAAAACAAGAATGAAGACTCTGAATGTTAgccacagaatgaaaaaaatgcatgttttctcaAAAGTGTTAAACTAAAACTTTGAATTATTTCCCCGAACTAGCATGTTagatactttttatttattctggctacaaaatattttgtttcctgtatCTGAAACCCATTagattaaattagaaaaataatataaattttctATCATATTCTTTATCCACCAAGAGTCATCCTAGCTCTAATGTTTTTTAAGGCCTCGAGAGAAGTAAAGTTTGACATAGGATGACTAAGTGTTTTGAACTAGAACATTTATTATTGCCCTAATCCTTCTTTCCTTAAAGTCAGTGAGAGCAATTCTGAGAATATACCAGAAGTCTGCTTAGTTTGTGACAAACAGCAAAAGGCGTCACTTTGGGGTTTGCAGAAATCAGGAAAGGGCTGTATGATTGCTTTTGTGCTGCTTGCCTGTCAGCATCAGCCTCAGGGTGTACCTCTGTGCAAGAAGTACTGATATCCTAGGTAAGTGAACAGCATCCTTCCCTCTTCAATACTATTACAGGTCTGGGCTATCAAGGTGATGACTTCTAGATAACCTGGTCTATAAAGACCAAACACAAAGTGTTTACTGAGTGATCATGGGGAACGGAGACAATGTTCAATGATACCAATGGCATGAGCAgctgtttacatttttatccAGGCCTGCTCTTGGATGTGTCACAGGAGTGAAATATTTGTGGCTATGAGGTTTCTGAGAATTCCACTCTTGGCAAATCCTGCCCCTTCCAGTTCTTGCTACTGTGCCGCGATAATCTTTACCATTACCATTAATGcagtctgtgaaaaaaaaagaggaaaaggaaattatcgTTAGCTGCTGAATCTGCATGTGATGGTGGTGAGAAGAAGCAAGGTAGAACTTTACTTAGGACTTGCATACTGTCTATTGTCTatagcagaaagacaaaaatgtacGCTGTGATGCAATCCCTTAGTTTGTCAAGAGGAACGGTCTTCCTGGATCTGAATTGGTACgtgaattggaaaaaaaaaataatcaagcaaCTTCAGgctaaatattttctgcaacatATTTCAAATACATGAAAAGACTTCATAATTTTTGCCAAGTTATATTAATAAGCATTGTCCATGAAAAAGGCATATTTCAGACCTAACAGCCCATTACACTGAGAGCAATTGCTGCTTTTGAGGACACTGCTTCAGGTACTTTCTTCTAGTGCCCACAGATAAGAATATACAGCTTCATTTAGGAATTTATAATTTATCCAACCCTGCCACCTTCCTTTGCAAAGTCAGTAAACTTTGGGAAGCTCTACTATACATTCAGAAAAGTCACACGACTTTGACCAACATGGAATAATAATTAAGGAAGTGCACACATTTTGCAAAACATGGTTTGCAATAGCACAAGCTAAGGTCAGCCTTCTGGAAACATAAAGCATAGCAACAGCAAAATTCCCATAACAACAGCATTCACCGTGATCACATTTCAATAGCACACAGCTACAGAGACACTGGAAATTTTGTCTATTTTCCTCTTGTTCCCCTAAATGAAAAACCCCGCTTACGAGGTGCACTGAAAAATTACACAGCCTACAGGGTATGAACTGACTGAAGTGTATGTGATGCAAATTTCAACAATACAGATCTGAAAGCTGGAGGAGAGATACGACTTATTTTGTGGCACTACTCAAGAATAATCTTGAGAGATTACTATTTCCTTTACCCatagagtccagaggaggtgaCAGTTGCAGCCAGCTGTTACCAGATGTGAGGGGTGTAGCTAGGACAACATTTTGTGCTGTCCTTGCAGGGCGGTAATTTGGTGCACGTTCATGTGTGTAATCATCACACTTCTTGAGATTGCAGTACTCCCATATCACGCTGGGGTCAGTGGTGAAACACCAAGGGCTGTTATCACCATCTGGGTTTCTACAATAGTTTTCCCTCAAATccctgtaaaaaataaatagtcaGGCTCAATAAGTCGAAGTAATCATAAGAATATCTTACCAAAAAGATGTGGATCTGCACTATGCAGagacaaatacatttattattttttttttatttcttgccaGATATCCTACTACCAGCATTTAAGACTATGATACTAGTGGAGAGTTATATTTCACATGTACATCAgtcataaatatatttatgcataAGGAAATATAATTCAAATAGTGGCTTAAGTTCTGCCAATGTGACAATGTGCTAAGTAGCTAAATAAATGGCCAATATGCCAATAATTTAATCTCTAAGTACATATATACAAGCATACACAATTGTGTGAATATGtgaattaataataaatatgcaGGAAGATCCATACTGTTAGCAGTTaccaaaatttttatttttaaatatgaaagggTTCTTTCTCATAGTCAGAAGAACATCAAATTAATACTTATGTAAAAGATTCTCCCCATTCTCAAAAATCCCTACTTCTACTGAGTTCAGTGGGAACACTCTCATGCCTGTTTTTGCTGGGGCAGGGGAAAGTAGAATTCCTTTCTTCAATaatttgcagagctgctgtatTTCCCCACTCTGAATTATAGCGCGgtaacataataaaaaaactgaaaggcttttttttttttccaaatatgcCAGAACACATTAATTCCACGGTTTTGCAGCttgatttcaaaattttaaaatgtttttgaaagacACCATCCCGTTTGAGGACGTTTCAGTTTCAATGCATCAGTATTTTTGATGCCAACATAagactaaaaattaaaaaaaaaatatttatttagggTGATATcctaaaaaaggcaaaaaaaatagaaaagcctCAACCTTTCTCCTTACACTTGCAATCCATCAAGCATGATGGTTTTCCTAGCAATTGTCATCTTGTTGCTTTCCAAACCTTACTAACAACTGGAACATTAGTAATCATGATTAGCCCTCTAAGTCATCCCTGGTCTAGTTTTGTTAGTCTGAAGACAAATCAAGGGGGAAAATTCAGTGTATGCAATTCTGGATGCCCAATTCCGACTACAAGTAACACTTAAATGGTAGTTCTAATCATTATATATATCACTCCATGTTTTGCAGCAGACGAAATAAGTAGAAACCCACCACAAAGGTCTcaaatttataaacaaaatgcATATTCTGGATACAAGTGTCCCAGATACAAAGGCTCATATTTAAGAGTAAAGAGACACAATTGTATGTTACTCAGAATGTAACCAGCATGAAAACAGAGTTTTTAAGAATAAGGCaagcagaaaatgtttccacatataaaaaaaatacatatatacattcGCTGACAGTGTTTTAAAGCATAGatgtgcaaagaaaatataatacaaTTGACAATGGACATTGTCagataaaataggaaaagatgAGGTAAACATACGCGTTTGGGAATCTGTCTGGGGTTTTTTCATGCCTGTGTGGGAACATTGAGCTCCAAGCCTGGCATTTCTTTCCCGACACAGTGATGGAAGTTGTGCCACGATAATTCTGGCCTTTGCCTTGGTAGCACTCCTCTGACAGGGGAACCTGTGCAGGCACATCTGCAGCAAACAACAGAAACTGGACTTTTGCATcacaattttatgtttttattgaGTAGGCACAAGTAAGCATCAAACACGCAGGGCAACAAAACCAGATGACTCCTTTATATGGACAGCACCAGTCTGGACAGTGAGAGCCTCATGGCCagcatgaaaagcaaaaggtcTTTCCCAAAGATACTTAGAAAACTTTCACAGACTACCGTCATACTTCACTACTTATACCAGCAATCCCTTGTTCTGTCTCATCACAGCTGGGAATTGCACAATATTCCCACCGAACGCTGCTGTTTATGGTGTAGCACCAAGGCCTCTTCTCTCCGTCAGGATTTCTGCAGTAGTTTTCCTCTAAGCCcctgaaacagaaacatcagTTTTAAACTACTCATAGAAATCAAGAAGCGTTTTGTGCAAGACTGCTAATAATTACTGCATgcagatctcatctcagtggttatatttattctttcttgaGATTACCTCATGCACTACATTTTTTTGGTTCATCAATCAATCAACAGCCTTCAAATTTACAATCTAAATGCTTATGATCTATGAAGAACTTTTCCAATGCTTACAGTTTCTGCTCTTGTTTTTGAGGCCAATATATGGCAGCAAAAGCTGACTTCGAAACGCAAGCAATTGGTGCACCTGATCATTACAGTTCGAACCAGGCAAAGCTGGATGTCACAGCCTGATCCTGGAAGCATGTGTGTACAACCACCAGtgcttgctgctttctgccttgtGATAACGGACAGGGTTGCACACAGCTAGAAAAACCTGCAGGGTCCATTTCACAACCCACAGGATAAAAAATGCAGAGCTAAAAGCACAGTCAGTTCCAACTACACAAGCCCATTGATAATGCTCAACAAAACCAGCTCCTCTGGCCTTAGACCGCAGAGATGTATTTAGTTGTTTTGGACCTTGGAACATAGCGCTTCAgaaaagtaattgaaaatatGCCAAAACACAGAGGCTTTTTAGCATAAAAGAactaaatgcttttaaatacttaCAACTGCAGCTGGATCTGGAGGCAACAGGTGAGACAATACATAAGAATAAAGTAGCTGGTACAAAAAAGAATGCTAAAAATATGAAGAGCAAGACCTGAACAGTACTAATGAGATTTGACAAAAGGCAAGTAAGCAGCTTATTAACATAGTCACAGAAAAAATGTGCCACTTTCGCCTCTGCATCTGGACCTATGAGGAATAACTATGTTCTTTCATATTTGTTAAAATTATGAGGCTCAGCATACTTGCAGGGATATCTGTCAGGAATCCAGCCATGTCTGTGAGGAAACTGTGTGTTCCAGTGTTGGCAGACATTTCCCAATTCAGTGATGGCTATCCTGCCCCGATagtcttctccttttcctgaaaGACACTGGGAGCCCAGGGCAGAGGCTGGTGGGTGTGTAGCTGtaacaggatttaaaaaaaaaaaaaaaaaaaaaggaaaagaaaaagaaaataaaagaaaaagtacagcTAGACAGTGctttcaaatatattaaaatccCCCCTGTTTTCCATAATGTTGAACAtgcttttcatgcttttttttttttttaatttccacagAGGTGACATTGGTTGGAAGCCATGGCAAAACCAAAGTGTACATTTTCACAGGCAGTCGGGCTGCCAGACAGGTGTCCCGTGTCTGCGCTTTTACAGCTGTCAGTAAATAACCTTACTGGGTTGAGCCAGACTTTGTGCCTGCAGTCCCttgacagcagagctggaaagggaGTAAGGAGTCCTGTACAGTTTGGTAAAAACAATTGAGATGAATGGAGCACATTAATATGATACACATGGGTAGGGTGGAAGGGCAGAAAGGGCAAGGACCAAGAAGAaattgcaagagaaaaaaaacaaccttcagAGGCTGACTCTGGGGAGTCAGTGAATTGGGAAAGTGGTGCAGAAGGAGGAGTGAGAGAAGGCAAATTGGTCTGGCATGTGTAAAACAGCAAAGACAGTGGGAGTAATGATCAGCAGCACAGAACCTGCAaagggcagagagaaaatgaatcTATGGTGCGTACCTATTATATACTCATATACTTCATACTTGGAATTCTCTGAAGAGACAAGTATTAGTCCAAAAGGTTGGTCTGTcccttaatttttctttcagttttaagcagaaaatgaagatgctATGGTAAATTTCACAGTTTAGTTTATCATATAGAAGTCCATAAATAGTCATTCTTCCATCTGCAACTAAGCATGCTGAAGTGAACTACATTTAGCAAACACATGCTGCTACTGAGAGCACTGGCAAGTGCAGATGCATAAGAAAGCAAGCTTTAGAGACAAAaccacaatattttttctcaagGTGCAATCCAGTTCTACAAACAGCAATACTAATTTGATTATTCAGTGCTTTGGAAACATCCAGATTTAACATGCTCAGCTTAATGGGTTGAGAAAGACTATCTCAGTCTTTCTCCTGAGGCCCAAACTTGTTTCACAGGATTCAATCCTTGCTAAGAAAAAGGCAGGGCTGGCTGTGCCTGGCCAGACCCAGTTAAAATATCACAGTGTGGCCACATGGTGGTTCTACATAAACTCAGGTCAGCTGAAAACTACCACCTGATTTCACCTAAATGCCCTGCCTCTCAGGTAAATTGAAAAGCAAAGcgtatgaaaaaaaaaaaaacagttttcataaCATCTCTGGTGTCATCGCACTTTGTGAAACCTGCATTTGCATTGGCCTTACATGATTTTATGTAACAGAAATTTACAGAGTGATTCTGCATATCTATGTGCACTTTCTGTGGTTCACAAGGGTATCCTGAGGTTACTCAGAACCGTGATTGTTGGtattttctcctccctgcaTGATTTTAATGAGAAGAGCTACCCTATGGAGTGATTTCAGGAAATCAGactcactgcaagaaggaatGTCACAATATTCCCAACGTTTAGTAGGGCTCGTAGTGAAACACCAGGGTCGAACATCACCATCAGGATTACGGCAATAATTCATCTTCAGATCCTTCTCTGGAAAGCTACacattgaaaatgaaagagaatccTGTCATCCAGCAATGACCAGCTATGGCAATTAGGCTGTCTGCAGGTAGAATCTCCTGGGCACTCTGGGAATGAATTCAGTGCAGAGTGTGACTTACTGTTTTGGGGTAAATCCATGCATATGAGGCTCCTGGGCATCCCAGAGCTGGCACTCGAGCCCAGACTGTGTTCTGGAAACTTCTCCATGGTAGTCTTCACCATTACACTGCACACACTCCACTGTAGAACCTAGGCAGAATGAAAACAAGGCAAGTTTTGCACCAGCCCAAGAATTCCAATCCAGACCTATTCACGGGAGACTGCACTGAACAGAAAGAGAGGTTTGCTCCAGCTAACGATGAAAGGAATCCAGAACACCATTCATTACAGCCTagccaaaagaagaaagattcaGGCATACAGGTTATTTGGAGGGAGGACTTTGTCACATATCTGTATGTACTGATAAGAATGAGAGTACTGTGTGTAATACAGCATTTGGGTCAGTCTCTACTCTTGTTAAAACGAGATAAATTGCTAGGAGTAAGAGCAGGACTATGTCAGGAAATGATTAAAAATTTTAGTTCCTCCAAATTTACAAAATTACTTTGATAGCTGAAGCCAattaggaaaacaaactttGTGTTGAAAGCTTATTAAGTTCCAGCTTGATTTAAGTTCACATTTGAAACCAACCTGCAACAATAAAGCAAGAACAAACAGCAGGAATAATATTACCCGCTCAAAcacttctctgaaaaataaatataccttCTCCAGCGTACATGACCTGGCCCTCGCACTCTGGGATGTTACAGTAATCAAATCTGGTAGCAGGATCTGTTGTGTAACACCAGGGTCCATTTTCATCCTCGTCAGGATTTCTGCAGTAGTTTTCATCCAACCCCGCATTGGGGTGTTTTTCAGGTGTATAACtgtaataatattaaaattgcattttaattccAGTACTATAGTGGAGCAGAAGGGAAATGTCCAACTTACTCAGCTAACTGTGGGCTCTATTCATTCacagtaaaaatgagaaaaacattctgCATTGTAACCTgtaaaagaaatctaaaatgCATTCTGTAACTACCATTATGAGTAGCTTCTCCCTAGGTCCCAGTGGCCAAAGAGGAGCGATTTTACAGCCTGCAAGGACTACGACAGTCTCAAAGACTTTAATACTTGCATCCAGCTGACCTAGTCAGCTCACTGTGGCCAGTGGCTCTGTCATGTATTTTTCTCAATACAGCTACCTTAAAAGTGGAGTATTTCTAGAGGCTATAGACCAAACACAACTGTATCCTACTTTCTAGAGATTTTGAAGACCTTAGGCTTCTTCCTATAGCAGTCTTCGCAGAGAAGACTAGAtggcttttaaacaaaaaattgaAACAAGTACATCCAGGCTTCAttacaataacaacaaaaaactccctttttaaacaaataaaactccaACATAGATTGGACAAAATAGACCCTCTGCTTCCACACTTGCTTCAATGAGCCCAGTGGCAACGAAGATAGCCCTAAGAAAACTCTGCCTGGACAGGTCCCTTGGGCACTTAGATGCTTTACTGGATATCTCTTCTTGACTGTCTCTGGATGGAAAGCAAGAGGTCATAGAGCTGGACAGATaccactcctttttttttcacacctcatacagaagagagaaattatGGTCTCACTGTTACCAATAGTAAAACTTTCATCATGGATTGATAGAGGGAGCATTTAACCTTCTAAAGAAGCCCAGCCTTTAAACACAATTTCTATAGCTAACAATGCACACATTCTTATCCAGAACATTGCAATTCACTGCCTGTAGAGTCAAAAGTAGCAAACAGATGAAGATAAAGTTGTCTTTAAAAGTTGTCTGGCAGCTGGCTTTCATAACATGCACAATAAAGTTGTTTATACCCATGAAACTGGGGAAGCTTAGAAAAGTTTCAGAACAACatgcaaacaaatacaaaaaagacCGTACTTTGGGTTGTGAGGTGTTCTTTCTGCCCACTTCTGGCATGGAATACCCTTCTGAGTTTTGGCTTCTGTTCCTCTGTAGTCCATCCCAATCCCTTTTTTACATTGTAGAAGGTAAACTGAAATGGAATTGGCTTTGTTAATTCAATAGTGTTACAACACTTCATCTCTTGAAACTGAGAATCTACTGAAATAACTGTGAAGTCCACCAGTTTATGATGAACTATGGTTTACCCATTTTTTGATCTTGTGTGAGCAAGCAGAGATGTGATTCCATgaggtattttaaaacaaattaattagcAACTTCCAGGCAGCTACACAGGAAAATCCCTTAAGCATTTTTATAAAGCTAATAAAATCAAGTTAAGAAAACAGATAGAACAAGTTGCAATTGATTTTAGCATGTATAAAATGCATGCTTATATTGCTGTACTTCTGGGTTAAAAGGAaagcctttcctcacagctaGAGATTCTTTGAAATTTATTGTTCATAAGCACATTTGCAGTGTGATTATCATGCAACTATCCCTTCAAACCAGAGAAATTTTAGTTAGCAGAACACTTTTGTCCCATAAGTGTCCCACACACTTTTGATTCCTCTTAGCCTCAGACTTTCAGGTACTTTCCAGTCTCCAGTTATTGGGGGGAGTGACCCTCACTTCCCCTTTCACCAATCCCCCGGATCCTCTGTATATAAAAGGTTAGAGGTGTTACAGCAAGAACAAGAAAGCagtctgaaaggaaaagctgagccTTATTTGGACATCTTGCAATAGTTACTGTTATCACAGTCTGTGGCTGGGACTACAAATACCTGCGCTGCATGTCTTACCAACAGTGGTTCTTGGAGCTGCTGCCTGACTGTCAGGGTACTGCTGGAGAGCCCAAAAGTCTTCTTACTGCTGCTTCAACACTGGTACTCCAGTAGCAGACCCCAGAATGACCATCTCTGGTCAATAGCCTTGCCCATGTACTTTCTAATGTTGCCAGGTAACTCCtaaattattttagcattatCTAAATGTTAAGCCAGATTCACCTGACAACGAGGAGCGGGGGATGGAGGCTCTGTATTGCTGGGTTGGGAATGACAACAAGCAAGTAACTACCCTGTTCAAATGCCATGTGGTACCTTAGTATGTGACCCCTCTTAAACAGAGTTTTTAGTAACAAGCCTCCTTTCTGATTGACGCCCAAAGTCTCTTACTTTTCTGTCCTATAAAGGATTTGGCTGTGCTGGCCAGTAACCCCTGAAAGTCTGTGTTCCTCAAAAGAGTAATGAGATCAAAAGCTAAGTTGTATGCCAAGAGAGAATTAAGATTTGACTGAGGAAACTGCTCTGTAAAGAGGGAGAAGTCTCTAACCACGTTCTTAAGGATTTTTTTAGTGACCAAGTGCAAAAACTTTATTACTCATACAAGAAGGTAAGCATCCCAGATGGCCACTGAGCTAACAAACTTGTTCTCAAACTCTGAAAGGCCAATTAggatcaaaagaaaatgtactgTTAGAGCTGCAGGTGTGAAGAAATCTGATTCAACATAATGTAGTGAATGTAGTCTACTAAAGCTATGTATGTGCTCCTCGTGGAGTAGTCCTACTATTAACAAGGAATTTGTAATCAGAAGAGCATTCTTCATATAGGGATTTGATGCTAACATAGAGAAAGTAAAACTGTAACAGCCAGATGTATGTTTATGGAGCCTTTGTAATTATGGACAATCTAGAATATGGTCTGCATACAGATACGTACCGTAGGTTGGGTAAAATGTGAGTGCATAGCATTGTGTGGCCCAGCACAGCCAGCCAAACTCTTACACTCACATAAGCAGGAACCTTGTGGCTTTAAAGTAGCTGTTCTGTACAGATCTTTTGCATCCAAtcccaaagaaaataatctctggTAAAGACTGATGCCAGAGTAGCTGTTACGAAGTCCAAGGTCTGTGTCAGGCATAGGTGAGATTGTTCAGTGATCATGAGCCTAAGGGAGTGGCAGTCACAAAATGTCTTGGAGACTGTTTCCTCCAAGCAGAGTAGAGTTTACGATATCTCAGCAGAAAGGAGTTTTACAGCAGCTGTTTCCTGGTGCTGATGTGTTGTAGTGGGGACGGAAAACCTTTCTGAGGCTTAAGAACACTAAATTACTTTATTTGCACATTCAAATCCAGATTGGGTGATGTTGGCTATGATAACTAGGCTGCTTCTAGGAAGGTAAGTCTCGGTTTTACAATGCAATTTAACAGCCTTATAAGAAATATCTCTGGTTTGAGATGGATTGAGGCCATTACAGACACCGAATGCTGCTCTTTGGATTATCCAGAGACTTCAAAAAGATGTTGACAGTGGCTGCCTTTCATGCCTAGATGGACCACCCAGTTTCATCCTGTGGAAAGACAGTCGGTAACCATGTCTGGGCCTGACACCCAGACAAGTGTCTCCAGTCAGGGAGGATTCTGTCATGACAGGCACTTACAGGCTGATTAGCTGTTCCCTCAGCATGAGGAACCAGACATAGTGTCTCCTCCTGCAGTGGACTCCTGTGGTGGTCATgtccaggaaagaaaatcttcactTTTAAGAGAATGAGAAGAGACGGGAGAAGATTCATATCTGACCCTACAGTTCCAGTTAAGGGTAAAAAGTAAACAAGAGAAATCCATTCTGAACCATGAGAGGCTGCCAAGGtaggtctttttttctgcaggaaaagatAGTTTTAATGAGGGTACGAGCAGCATTGCTTAAGGCTCTGGCTAAATTTCTGGATTATA harbors:
- the LOC104056486 gene encoding plasminogen — translated: MEISKGAFLFLFLLSSVKGDILDNYLRTDGAWILTRNKQFYQTNNEKECAEKCEAERNFNCRAFLFTRKVLQCLTLAENTKMAVTFTSADAVLYEKKIYLLQCKKGIGMDYRGTEAKTQKGIPCQKWAERTPHNPNYTPEKHPNAGLDENYCRNPDEDENGPWCYTTDPATRFDYCNIPECEGQVMYAGEGLGSTVECVQCNGEDYHGEVSRTQSGLECQLWDAQEPHMHGFTPKHFPEKDLKMNYCRNPDGDVRPWCFTTSPTKRWEYCDIPSCTTHPPASALGSQCLSGKGEDYRGRIAITELGNVCQHWNTQFPHRHGWIPDRYPCKGLEENYCRNPDGEKRPWCYTINSSVRWEYCAIPSCDETEQGIADVPAQVPLSEECYQGKGQNYRGTTSITVSGKKCQAWSSMFPHRHEKTPDRFPNADLRENYCRNPDGDNSPWCFTTDPSVIWEYCNLKKCDDYTHERAPNYRPARTAQNVVLATPLTSGNSWLQLSPPLDSMDCINGNGKDYRGTVARTGRGRICQEWNSQKPHSHKYFTPVTHPRAGLDKNYCRNPDGDINGVWCFTTDPEKKWEYCEIPRCSSSEHDCGKVSMRSERPCAQYSMCDASPGSWPWHVSLRKSTNVHHCAGTLIHPQWVLTAAQCLQESTELSSYRVFLGIQNLNSAEPSLQIQSVQKVLKEPNGADIALLKLNSPVTITDHVKPVCLPETNRMVERNAVCFLTAWGKTRGTDTDNRLKDVEFPVLENRICNRPEFLNGSVKLNEFCGGFTFGSIDNCEAEVGGPLVCQDKDRFVQYGVTSWGLDCTQPSKPVFVRIPSFVSWIKNAMLLH